A genomic stretch from Candidatus Hydrogenisulfobacillus filiaventi includes:
- a CDS encoding putative Molecular chaperone DnaJ (Evidence 3 : Putative function from multiple computational evidences), whose amino-acid sequence MNGEDPWAELGLRPGADAATVRAAYLRAVKAHHPDRFRTDPARFRAEEERMKRINAAYRRILEGAAAPSTRPDPPPPRPGPVCSRHGGPAVTTCQVCGTPLCPACEGWRERRCYRHRRAAAATRTPAGGPAAAAAVWVPLLAGVAVSRMLGFPLVAILLAVGLYLTVLGARRLWRWRWLGIALMVFFPYSMPLAGVYTLFTALGPGRRRAWS is encoded by the coding sequence ATGAACGGGGAGGATCCTTGGGCGGAACTGGGCCTGCGGCCCGGCGCGGACGCCGCCACCGTACGGGCGGCCTATCTGCGTGCTGTGAAGGCCCATCATCCCGACCGCTTCCGCACCGACCCCGCCCGGTTCCGGGCGGAAGAGGAGCGCATGAAGCGCATCAACGCCGCCTACCGCCGCATCCTCGAAGGGGCGGCCGCACCCTCCACCCGACCCGACCCGCCCCCGCCCCGCCCCGGACCGGTCTGTTCCCGCCACGGGGGACCGGCGGTGACCACCTGCCAGGTGTGCGGGACGCCCCTCTGCCCTGCCTGCGAAGGCTGGCGGGAACGGCGCTGCTACCGGCACCGGCGGGCGGCGGCCGCCACGCGCACCCCTGCCGGCGGGCCGGCCGCGGCCGCGGCCGTCTGGGTTCCGCTGCTGGCCGGGGTCGCCGTGAGCCGCATGCTGGGGTTCCCCCTGGTGGCAATCCTGCTCGCAGTCGGGCTCTACCTCACGGTGCTGGGGGCCCGGCGCCTATGGCGCTGGCGCTGGCTGGGCATCGCCCTCATGGTGTTCTTCCCCTACAGCATGCCCCTAGCCGGCGTCTACACCCTGTTTACGGCCCTGGGCCCCGGACGGCGCCGGGCCTGGTCCTGA
- a CDS encoding protein of unknown function (Evidence 5 : Unknown function), with amino-acid sequence MRAVIARGRPPMPGWAAVLDPKELDAVTRYVLSLRPQSGPGPAPSGAQGRKQGVDAG; translated from the coding sequence GTGCGGGCGGTCATCGCCAGGGGCCGCCCGCCCATGCCGGGATGGGCGGCGGTGCTGGACCCGAAAGAGCTGGATGCGGTGACCCGCTATGTGCTCAGTCTGCGGCCGCAATCAGGACCAGGCCCGGCGCCGTCCGGGGCCCAGGGCCGTAAACAGGGTGTAGACGCCGGCTAG
- a CDS encoding Metallophosphoesterase yields the protein MAEAKGLTRRRLLGLGLGAATGWWLPGAVRAEAAPRLRFVQLSDIHLGYRGEANRDIPNALARAMTAIARLQPPPALVVVTGDLTQAVDEDARRRERLALARQTLAAAGRAVYTLPGEHDALPDGGAVYRQVLGEPYYAFSAAGVRFLALDNVSHGFFLGRAQLAWLGRELERLDPGTPVVVLAHAPLHPVFPPWNWYTYDGAAALTLLRPFRHVLILSGHVHQVLRPGGREQTALPLAWPYPEPRALTRLFTWPQSQSDPWMGLGWRVVDVTAEGAFRVMDQALAGVATGEGRGA from the coding sequence ATGGCGGAGGCCAAGGGCCTGACACGGCGCCGGCTGCTGGGCCTGGGGCTGGGGGCGGCGACCGGCTGGTGGCTTCCGGGCGCGGTCCGGGCGGAGGCGGCCCCGCGTTTACGGTTCGTGCAGTTGAGCGACATCCATCTCGGCTACCGTGGGGAAGCCAACCGCGACATCCCCAACGCCCTGGCGCGGGCCATGACCGCCATTGCCCGGCTGCAGCCTCCCCCCGCGCTGGTGGTGGTGACAGGCGATCTTACCCAGGCCGTGGACGAGGACGCCCGCCGTCGGGAACGTCTGGCCCTGGCGCGGCAGACCCTGGCAGCCGCCGGGCGGGCGGTCTACACCCTGCCGGGGGAGCATGATGCCCTGCCCGACGGCGGGGCGGTGTACCGGCAGGTGTTGGGCGAGCCCTATTATGCCTTTTCCGCGGCCGGTGTCCGCTTCCTGGCCCTCGACAACGTGTCGCACGGATTCTTCTTGGGCCGGGCCCAGCTGGCCTGGCTGGGCCGGGAACTGGAGCGGCTGGACCCCGGTACTCCCGTCGTGGTGCTCGCCCACGCCCCGCTGCATCCCGTCTTCCCGCCCTGGAACTGGTACACCTATGACGGTGCCGCCGCCCTGACCCTGCTCCGCCCTTTCCGGCACGTCCTCATCCTGAGCGGCCATGTCCATCAGGTGCTGCGCCCGGGCGGCAGGGAACAGACCGCCCTGCCGCTGGCCTGGCCCTATCCCGAGCCCCGCGCCCTCACCCGCCTCTTCACCTGGCCGCAGTCCCAGTCGGATCCCTGGATGGGGCTCGGCTGGCGGGTGGTGGATGTGACCGCGGAGGGCGCGTTCCGGGTGATGGATCAGGCTCTGGCCGGAGTGGCCACCGGGGAGGGGCGGGGCGCATGA
- a CDS encoding conserved membrane protein of unknown function (Evidence 4 : Unknown function but conserved in other organisms), with amino-acid sequence MSVPMLFRSAWEELRRRPQLWMLAFWYLFVNSGVQLLVADRLAPQLPAWLRHPSPALFQHPLPALPPGLAVKLVLVFLSFLLILLPFSTAGLYGGAAAVLKNEPGTGIWTFWRYAVREFWRGLGFEVLLVLTLAVVSGLLAGISALFGVAGQAAGLLAVFEILAMIVVIAVLALWFAATLYALGAVFYGLEAPLKAFGAAWSWTLRHVGPAWQTAVLFLTLAIGAWIVTAILALIPVLGGFLAIALSALVLDFLAVLGPALFTAASRPGEPPRADV; translated from the coding sequence GTGTCGGTTCCGATGCTATTCCGTTCCGCCTGGGAAGAGCTCCGCCGGCGGCCGCAGTTGTGGATGCTGGCCTTCTGGTATCTATTCGTGAACAGCGGGGTACAGCTGCTGGTGGCTGACCGCCTGGCGCCGCAGCTGCCCGCCTGGCTGCGGCATCCCTCCCCGGCCCTGTTCCAGCACCCTCTGCCGGCACTGCCGCCAGGGCTGGCGGTGAAGCTGGTGCTGGTGTTCCTGAGCTTCCTGCTCATCCTGTTGCCCTTCTCCACCGCCGGGCTATACGGGGGAGCCGCGGCGGTGCTGAAGAACGAGCCCGGGACCGGGATCTGGACCTTCTGGCGGTACGCCGTGCGTGAGTTCTGGCGGGGCCTGGGCTTTGAGGTCCTGCTCGTCCTGACCCTGGCCGTGGTGAGCGGGCTGCTGGCGGGGATATCGGCCCTCTTCGGGGTGGCGGGTCAGGCGGCGGGCCTGCTGGCGGTGTTCGAGATCCTGGCTATGATTGTGGTCATCGCGGTCCTCGCGCTCTGGTTCGCGGCTACGCTCTATGCGCTCGGGGCGGTGTTCTACGGCCTGGAGGCCCCGCTCAAGGCCTTCGGGGCCGCCTGGAGCTGGACGTTGCGCCATGTGGGACCGGCCTGGCAGACGGCGGTCCTGTTCCTGACCCTGGCCATCGGGGCCTGGATCGTGACGGCCATCCTAGCCCTCATTCCCGTGCTGGGCGGCTTCCTGGCCATCGCCCTCTCCGCCCTCGTGCTCGACTTCCTGGCTGTCCTGGGCCCGGCGCTGTTCACAGCCGCCTCCCGGCCGGGGGAACCCCCGCGGGCCGATGTATAA
- a CDS encoding CN hydrolase domain-containing protein produces the protein MTAIDLFALQPYMTAADYRSEAAFLAKLDRLFARAAALRRAPVAVAVLPEDVASFLALALPAAGGLAGDPDVRTLDAAFARLGRRMAGRLAATALAARALSLRRAFFLAAAPTVWTIWSRSVRTLARRYAMTVVGGSALLPDDAGGYRGDTLLPRGNRIYNLSLTVGPDGRTRAVTRKVNLVPTQEDRLGLSPGRAEAVPVLDLDPALPGIGLATAICYDAFRVPHTDREPRFHPLLPDLGRRGASLVAQPSANPWPWAGPWVLGRPGDSRTRSRQWDEEGALAALRDAPEVAVVVNALLLLDLWDVHFDGRSAIFGRDAAGQPVILAAAAGYHAGPDAETVVHYRWEPEQ, from the coding sequence ATGACCGCCATCGACCTGTTTGCGCTGCAACCCTACATGACAGCTGCCGATTACCGCTCGGAAGCGGCGTTCCTCGCCAAGCTGGACCGCTTATTCGCCCGCGCCGCCGCCCTGCGGCGGGCGCCGGTGGCGGTGGCGGTGCTGCCCGAGGACGTGGCTTCCTTCCTGGCCCTAGCCCTGCCCGCTGCCGGGGGACTGGCCGGGGACCCGGACGTGCGCACCCTGGACGCCGCTTTCGCCCGCCTGGGCCGGCGGATGGCGGGCCGCCTTGCGGCCACCGCCCTGGCTGCCCGCGCCCTTTCCCTGCGCCGCGCCTTCTTCCTGGCCGCCGCCCCCACCGTGTGGACCATCTGGAGCCGGAGCGTGCGCACCCTGGCCCGTCGCTACGCGATGACCGTGGTGGGCGGCTCCGCATTGCTGCCCGACGACGCCGGCGGGTACCGCGGGGACACCCTGCTGCCGCGCGGCAACCGCATCTACAACCTGTCCTTGACAGTAGGCCCAGACGGGCGGACCCGGGCGGTGACCCGCAAGGTCAACCTCGTCCCCACCCAGGAGGACCGGCTGGGGCTCAGTCCCGGCCGCGCGGAGGCGGTGCCGGTACTGGACCTGGATCCGGCCCTGCCGGGTATCGGCCTGGCCACCGCCATCTGCTACGACGCCTTCCGGGTACCGCACACCGACCGGGAACCCCGCTTTCACCCCCTGCTGCCCGATCTAGGCCGGCGGGGGGCAAGCCTGGTGGCGCAGCCGTCCGCCAATCCCTGGCCCTGGGCCGGTCCCTGGGTGTTGGGCCGGCCCGGGGACAGCCGCACCCGCAGCCGGCAATGGGATGAGGAAGGGGCGCTGGCCGCACTGCGCGATGCCCCCGAGGTGGCGGTGGTGGTCAACGCGCTCCTGCTGCTGGACCTGTGGGACGTCCATTTCGACGGCCGCTCGGCCATCTTCGGGCGGGATGCAGCCGGGCAGCCGGTCATCCTGGCGGCCGCTGCCGGCTACCACGCAGGGCCCGACGCGGAGACAGTGGTCCATTACCGCTGGGAGCCGGAGCAGTGA
- a CDS encoding Acyltransferase, with protein MSLPRIAVSQAPYTRDPAQAWERIEGHLREAARRNLDLVVFPEWFLGLNPVEVLPNRHSERLGALARELGLTVVTGSVRALDPITGRKQQRGMVIEADGTLAGTQAKLNFLPTERPWFDSGGGLTPIPSRWGRILLLLGPDAQEEELWRQAEAFRPDLLCILPGLRTQREREAVQDQALAVSARAGCTVVLAPLTGRFSGTAYLGGALVAHRGRILAAGDESVPLLVAGDPEAPLIQLGTTDVSAVVPVGPLRPGAAAELRRAVGLEAERRLILDWDVLTAPDPPALTRELLEAARENPRWKALAPAVPGRPEWLRGALEAGAAGAFAYPGVSRLAPFADEVLALGEVLTGYRRPLVVHAGPGPAPLRLDAPELWDDFALRFPDVPLVVLHLGGPSPYREQAFCLAARHPQVFLETSGAPLPAVRAAAEELGPGRLLFGSGGGARDFEREWARLQELAPVLGERAFQAIVNDNGRRLFFTEPSAGGLSAMPALRAFRQPG; from the coding sequence GTGAGCCTGCCGCGTATCGCCGTCAGCCAGGCACCCTATACCCGGGATCCGGCGCAGGCCTGGGAAAGGATTGAAGGCCACCTGCGGGAGGCGGCGCGCCGCAACCTGGACCTGGTGGTGTTTCCGGAGTGGTTTCTGGGCCTCAATCCGGTGGAGGTACTGCCCAACCGGCACAGCGAACGGTTGGGCGCCCTGGCCCGTGAGCTGGGGCTGACGGTGGTTACCGGCAGCGTCCGGGCCCTAGACCCGATTACCGGGCGCAAGCAGCAACGCGGGATGGTGATCGAGGCCGACGGCACCCTGGCCGGCACCCAGGCCAAGCTGAACTTTCTACCCACCGAACGGCCCTGGTTCGACAGCGGCGGCGGGCTTACCCCCATCCCCTCCCGCTGGGGCCGTATCCTGCTGCTGTTAGGGCCGGACGCCCAGGAGGAGGAGCTCTGGCGGCAGGCCGAAGCCTTCCGCCCGGACCTGCTCTGCATCCTCCCCGGCCTGCGCACCCAACGGGAGCGGGAGGCGGTCCAGGACCAGGCCCTGGCGGTCAGCGCCCGGGCCGGCTGTACCGTAGTCCTGGCCCCCCTGACCGGTCGCTTCAGCGGCACTGCCTACCTGGGCGGCGCCCTGGTGGCCCACCGGGGCCGTATCCTGGCCGCCGGGGACGAGAGCGTCCCCCTGCTGGTGGCAGGGGATCCGGAAGCCCCCTTGATCCAGCTCGGCACCACCGACGTATCGGCGGTGGTGCCTGTCGGCCCCCTGCGCCCGGGGGCGGCGGCCGAACTGCGGCGGGCGGTGGGGCTGGAGGCGGAGCGCCGGCTCATCCTGGACTGGGACGTCCTGACCGCGCCGGATCCGCCCGCCCTCACCCGGGAACTGCTGGAAGCGGCCCGCGAGAATCCCCGCTGGAAGGCGCTGGCCCCGGCGGTGCCCGGCCGGCCGGAATGGCTGCGGGGGGCGCTGGAAGCGGGGGCGGCCGGCGCTTTTGCCTATCCCGGCGTGAGCCGCCTGGCCCCGTTTGCCGACGAAGTCCTGGCGCTGGGGGAAGTGCTGACCGGGTACCGGCGGCCGCTGGTGGTGCATGCCGGCCCGGGGCCGGCGCCGTTGCGCCTGGATGCGCCGGAGCTGTGGGATGACTTCGCCCTGCGCTTTCCGGACGTCCCCCTAGTGGTCCTCCACCTGGGCGGACCTTCCCCGTACCGGGAGCAGGCCTTCTGCCTGGCCGCCCGCCATCCGCAGGTCTTCCTGGAGACTTCGGGCGCCCCCTTGCCGGCAGTACGGGCAGCGGCGGAGGAATTAGGCCCCGGGCGTCTACTGTTCGGGTCGGGGGGCGGGGCGCGCGACTTTGAACGGGAGTGGGCCCGGCTGCAGGAGCTGGCGCCGGTACTGGGGGAGCGGGCCTTTCAGGCTATCGTCAACGATAACGGCCGGCGGCTGTTCTTCACCGAACCCTCCGCCGGCGGCCTCAGCGCAATGCCGGCCCTGCGGGCCTTCCGGCAGCCCGGCTGA
- a CDS encoding HNH endonuclease: MVGLPESLLAALPSGEALVPVVDPRGRPLTPCTVERARQNLEDGLATWEAGVLRLNYHPLAYRRVYRKVLKRDGYVCAWCGGVGSTLDHVIPLSWGGQTEPDNCVVACRACNHSRNNALPSRFAAMRGLRIRHPVILRVLAREEELVAEAERSLLSRPISTCVSREEAQVWLAYHQGHPERVHPEPPGEAPATRLKRGSRPFLTAFLP, encoded by the coding sequence TTGGTCGGTTTGCCCGAGAGCCTGTTGGCCGCCTTGCCGTCCGGGGAGGCCCTGGTTCCGGTAGTGGATCCCCGCGGCAGGCCCTTGACCCCCTGCACGGTGGAGCGTGCGCGGCAGAATCTGGAGGACGGCCTCGCCACGTGGGAGGCGGGGGTGCTGCGGCTCAATTACCATCCCCTGGCCTACCGGCGGGTGTACCGCAAGGTTCTGAAACGGGATGGTTACGTCTGCGCTTGGTGCGGCGGGGTGGGCTCCACCCTGGACCACGTCATTCCCCTCTCCTGGGGCGGGCAGACGGAACCCGATAACTGCGTCGTGGCCTGCCGCGCCTGCAACCACAGCCGCAACAACGCGCTCCCCTCCCGTTTCGCCGCCATGCGCGGGCTGCGCATCCGGCATCCCGTCATCCTGCGGGTGCTGGCCCGGGAGGAGGAGCTGGTGGCGGAAGCCGAGCGCTCGCTCCTGAGCCGCCCCATCTCCACCTGTGTCAGCCGTGAGGAGGCCCAGGTCTGGCTGGCCTACCATCAAGGCCATCCCGAGCGGGTACATCCCGAGCCGCCGGGCGAGGCGCCGGCCACCCGCCTGAAGCGGGGCAGCCGCCCCTTCCTGACGGCCTTCCTGCCTTAG
- the argS gene encoding Arginine--tRNA ligase: MKEARLPAFRAALAAALERALAGMGLEGLAAEVVVEPPTEAGHGDLTSNIALKGARVARRRPADLAAALRDRLEPVPGLAAVEVAGPGFLNFTLDTRWLAGVVADITADPAAYGRSNLGAGQRVLIEFVSANPTGPLVLVNGRAAALGDSLARILRLAGYAVDREFYVNDAGNQVTVLGQAMALRLWELDSGQAVDPWPEGVYPGEYVRELAARYRAEHPDQRVPAPDDPQAPEWYPALGAYAAGLLRHSHEEALRRFGVTFERWYSERGLREAGGPERVLDRLRAGGYLEERDGALWFRSTLFGDDKDRVMVKSDGSYTYFVPDAAYHLDKFERGYDAVIDLLGPDHHGYVARLKAVVAALGYPADRLEVLIVQVVHLVRGGRPVRMSKRQGQFVTLDDLLDEVGVDAARYFFVERAPDTPLDFDLDLAALRGNENPVYYIQYAGTRIKSVLRQAEAESVPPAPFDPARLQEPLERALCLTLARFPDVLAFAAQARAPQHLARYLHGLAGDFHAFYKFHRILEAEPTLRRARLDLARAVLAVLEQGAGALGISLPDTM; this comes from the coding sequence ATGAAGGAGGCGCGCCTGCCGGCCTTCCGGGCCGCGCTGGCCGCGGCCCTCGAGCGGGCGCTGGCCGGCATGGGCCTGGAGGGGCTGGCGGCGGAGGTGGTGGTGGAGCCGCCGACGGAGGCAGGTCACGGGGACCTTACCTCCAATATTGCCCTCAAGGGGGCCCGGGTGGCCCGCCGCCGTCCGGCAGACCTGGCCGCCGCGTTGCGCGACCGGCTGGAGCCGGTGCCGGGCTTGGCCGCGGTGGAGGTAGCCGGGCCCGGCTTCCTCAACTTTACATTGGACACCCGCTGGCTGGCGGGGGTGGTGGCGGATATCACTGCCGACCCGGCCGCCTATGGGCGGAGCAACCTGGGGGCCGGACAGCGGGTGCTGATCGAGTTCGTCTCCGCCAATCCCACCGGGCCGCTGGTGCTGGTCAACGGCCGGGCGGCGGCGCTGGGGGACAGCCTGGCCCGTATCCTCCGTCTGGCGGGCTACGCCGTCGATCGCGAATTTTACGTCAACGACGCCGGCAACCAGGTGACGGTCCTGGGCCAGGCCATGGCGCTGCGCTTATGGGAGCTGGACAGCGGGCAGGCGGTGGATCCCTGGCCTGAAGGGGTGTACCCTGGGGAATACGTCCGTGAGCTGGCGGCCCGCTATCGTGCGGAACATCCCGATCAGCGGGTCCCGGCCCCTGATGACCCTCAGGCTCCGGAGTGGTATCCGGCCCTGGGCGCCTATGCGGCCGGCCTGCTCCGCCACAGTCACGAGGAGGCCTTACGCCGTTTCGGGGTGACCTTCGAGCGCTGGTACTCGGAACGCGGACTGCGGGAGGCCGGAGGCCCGGAGCGGGTGCTCGATCGGCTGCGGGCAGGGGGCTACCTGGAGGAACGCGACGGGGCCCTCTGGTTCCGGTCCACCCTGTTTGGGGATGACAAGGACCGGGTGATGGTCAAGTCGGACGGCAGCTATACCTACTTTGTGCCGGATGCCGCCTATCACCTCGACAAATTTGAGCGCGGCTATGACGCCGTCATCGACCTGCTCGGCCCCGACCACCACGGCTACGTGGCCCGCTTAAAGGCGGTGGTGGCGGCACTCGGCTACCCGGCCGACCGCCTGGAGGTTCTGATTGTACAGGTGGTGCATCTGGTCCGCGGCGGTCGCCCGGTGCGGATGTCCAAGCGGCAGGGGCAGTTTGTGACCCTCGATGACCTGCTGGATGAGGTGGGGGTGGATGCCGCCCGCTACTTCTTTGTGGAACGGGCGCCCGACACCCCCCTGGATTTCGACCTCGATCTGGCGGCCCTGCGCGGTAATGAGAACCCGGTGTACTACATCCAGTACGCCGGCACCCGGATTAAAAGCGTCCTCCGCCAGGCGGAAGCGGAAAGCGTCCCGCCGGCCCCCTTCGACCCCGCCCGTTTGCAGGAGCCCTTGGAGCGGGCGCTGTGCCTGACGCTGGCCCGGTTTCCGGACGTGCTGGCCTTTGCGGCCCAGGCGCGGGCCCCGCAGCACCTGGCCCGCTATCTGCATGGCCTGGCCGGGGACTTTCACGCCTTCTACAAGTTTCACCGCATCCTGGAGGCCGAACCTACCCTGCGCCGGGCCCGGCTGGACCTGGCCCGCGCGGTGCTGGCGGTGCTGGAACAGGGAGCCGGGGCGCTGGGCATCAGCCTGCCGGACACCATGTAG
- the speB gene encoding agmatinase (Evidence 2a : Function from experimental evidences in other organisms; PubMedId : 9723923, 10931887, 24678831, 28807600, 28291380; Product type e : enzyme) has translation MNGHPPLFRPDRFLGMDAAPGEARWVFFGIPMDFTASYVPGSRFGPDAVRRASYALETYSWRQQRDLSETGAYDAGDLELPFGNVPEALERIRRQARAVLAEGRRWCAVGGEHLVTVPLVEVLLEQYPDLVVVHWDAHADLRDTYLDERFSHATALRRVADRLRPGHLYQFGIRSGTAEEAAYIAARPVHSFPDEVYRPLAAVREQLAGRPVYLTVDLDVIDPAYLPGTGTPEPGGIPAREALEALTLLQGLEVVGMDLVEAAPLADTSQRTAVLAAKMVREALIAVSAAAAGTGGKEGQA, from the coding sequence GTGAACGGGCACCCTCCGCTCTTCCGTCCGGATCGCTTTTTGGGCATGGACGCCGCGCCGGGGGAGGCGCGGTGGGTGTTTTTCGGCATCCCTATGGATTTTACCGCCTCCTACGTTCCCGGCTCCCGCTTCGGGCCCGATGCCGTGCGGCGGGCGTCCTACGCCCTGGAGACCTATTCCTGGCGTCAGCAGCGGGACTTGAGTGAGACCGGGGCTTACGACGCCGGGGATTTGGAGCTGCCCTTCGGCAACGTGCCGGAGGCGTTGGAGCGCATCCGCCGCCAGGCGCGCGCGGTGTTGGCCGAGGGCCGGCGCTGGTGCGCGGTGGGGGGCGAGCACCTGGTCACGGTGCCACTGGTCGAGGTGCTGCTGGAGCAGTATCCCGACCTGGTGGTGGTGCACTGGGACGCCCATGCCGACCTCCGGGATACTTATCTGGACGAGCGGTTCTCTCACGCTACCGCCCTGCGGCGGGTGGCGGACCGGCTTCGCCCGGGGCACCTCTACCAGTTCGGCATCCGGTCGGGCACCGCCGAGGAAGCCGCCTACATTGCCGCCCGCCCGGTGCACTCCTTTCCGGACGAGGTGTATCGTCCCCTGGCTGCGGTGCGGGAGCAGCTGGCGGGACGGCCGGTCTACCTGACGGTGGACCTCGACGTCATCGACCCGGCCTACCTGCCGGGGACGGGCACCCCGGAACCAGGCGGTATCCCGGCCCGGGAAGCGCTGGAGGCCCTCACCCTGCTGCAGGGCCTGGAGGTGGTGGGTATGGACCTGGTGGAGGCGGCCCCCTTGGCCGACACGTCACAACGCACCGCCGTGCTGGCGGCGAAGATGGTCCGGGAGGCCTTGATTGCGGTTTCGGCCGCTGCGGCCGGCACCGGGGGAAAGGAGGGACAGGCATGA
- the speE gene encoding spermidine synthase; polyamine metabolism (Evidence 2a : Function from experimental evidences in other organisms; PubMedId : 9723923, 26735940, 28546427, 28807600; Product type e : enzyme), protein MNVWVTEWQTPDVGLSLKVKAVLWQERTPYQELAVVDTEAYGRVLLLDGAIQTTDRDEYVYHEMITHVPLTVHPHPRRVAVIGGGDGGTIREILKHPEVEEVHLVEIDERVVEASRRFFPRIAEKLDDPRVHLHFTDGIAWVRDARNFDVILVDSTDPVGPAEGLFTPAFYASLAAALGPDGIATVQSESPFLQADLIRRIHTGMRASFAGVYLYLANVPTYPSGLWSFTLGSKGPDPGAARPGPAGMATRYWSPEVQAAAFRLPVFVQELVRAEEPAQP, encoded by the coding sequence GTGAACGTGTGGGTGACCGAATGGCAGACCCCGGACGTGGGGCTCAGCCTCAAGGTGAAGGCGGTCCTCTGGCAGGAACGCACCCCTTACCAGGAACTGGCCGTAGTCGACACTGAGGCTTACGGGCGGGTGCTGCTGCTGGATGGGGCCATCCAGACCACCGACCGGGACGAGTATGTCTATCATGAAATGATTACCCACGTGCCGTTGACGGTGCATCCCCATCCCCGGCGGGTGGCCGTGATCGGCGGCGGCGACGGGGGAACTATCCGCGAAATCCTGAAGCACCCCGAGGTGGAGGAGGTCCACCTGGTGGAGATCGACGAGCGGGTGGTGGAGGCGTCCCGCCGCTTCTTCCCCCGCATCGCGGAAAAGCTGGACGACCCGCGGGTGCATCTGCATTTTACCGATGGCATTGCCTGGGTTCGCGATGCCCGTAACTTTGACGTCATCCTGGTTGACTCCACTGACCCGGTCGGCCCGGCGGAGGGGCTTTTCACCCCGGCTTTTTACGCCTCGCTGGCGGCCGCACTAGGCCCGGACGGTATCGCCACCGTGCAGTCGGAGTCGCCCTTCCTGCAGGCCGACCTCATCCGCCGCATCCACACCGGCATGCGGGCCAGCTTTGCGGGGGTCTACCTGTACCTCGCCAACGTTCCCACCTATCCCAGCGGCCTGTGGTCCTTCACCCTGGGGTCGAAAGGGCCCGACCCGGGTGCCGCCCGGCCGGGACCGGCCGGGATGGCCACCCGCTATTGGAGCCCGGAGGTGCAGGCCGCCGCCTTCCGGCTGCCGGTCTTTGTCCAGGAACTGGTGCGGGCGGAGGAGCCGGCACAGCCGTGA
- the pdaD gene encoding Pyruvoyl-dependent arginine decarboxylase produces MLETPRKFTVVSGSAEGPSRLNAFDNALLAAGIGNLNLLKVSSILPPGAVEVPQLDIPPGALVPTAYGAIVSEVPNERIAAAVGVGIGADGDYGVIMEFSGRCSREEAEAEVRRMCAAAFEARGRALDRVIVAATEHRVREVGCAFAAVALWY; encoded by the coding sequence TTGCTGGAGACGCCCAGAAAGTTTACGGTCGTGTCGGGATCGGCCGAGGGACCATCCCGCTTGAATGCGTTTGATAATGCCCTATTAGCCGCCGGCATCGGCAACCTGAACCTGTTGAAGGTGAGCTCCATCCTGCCCCCGGGGGCGGTGGAAGTGCCGCAGCTTGACATCCCGCCCGGTGCCCTGGTGCCTACCGCCTACGGGGCGATCGTGTCCGAGGTTCCTAATGAACGCATCGCAGCCGCGGTCGGTGTCGGCATCGGGGCTGACGGCGACTATGGGGTCATCATGGAGTTCTCCGGCCGTTGCTCCCGGGAGGAGGCGGAGGCGGAGGTGCGCCGCATGTGTGCGGCGGCCTTTGAGGCCCGGGGGCGGGCGCTGGACCGCGTGATTGTGGCCGCCACCGAACATCGGGTGCGGGAGGTCGGCTGCGCGTTTGCGGCCGTGGCTCTGTGGTACTGA